The Dehalococcoidia bacterium region ACCACAGACTTTGACCCACCCGGGTGATTTAGTTTTTACCACTGTGGAATTATGGTGTCAAGACCTCCTTTCGCCGATGTGGTGACAATTTTTCCCGGTAGCTGGTACCTTCGATGACGATCTGGTAACTTGCATTGGCCAGCCGGTCTAATGCGCTGTTGCCCAGGACAGGGTCATCGAAGAGGCCCAACCATTCTTCCACGGCCCGGTTACTGGTGATGGCAAAGCTGGACTGGCGGTGCCTGGCGATGATCAGCTCATAGAGATCGGTTGACTGCTGAGCGGTGAGCTTCTGCAGGCCGAAGTCGTCGATGATGAGCAGGTCCGGGCTGAGGAAGGACCGAAAAGCCTTCTCCAGAGAATGATCGACTCTGGATTGAGCCAAGGTCCTGAAGAAGGCGTCGGCCCGGATGAAGCGAACGCTATGTTCGGCGCGTATCGCGGCAAATCCGAGAGCTTGAACCAGAAAGGATTTGCCCACGCCGACGGGACCGACAAAGAGGACATGCCCATGCCGGTTGAGGAAGTCCAGGGAGAAGACAGCATCCAATAGTCGTCGATCCACACGGATGGAGGCGGTCCAGTCGAAATCCTCCAGACGGCAAACCTCTTCGAATCCGGCGGACTGGAGATGTGTCTCCAGATTGCGATTATCCCGTCGGCTGACCTCATCAGCCAAGACGATCTGGAGAAAGGCAGCGTAGTCCAACTGATCTCGTCGGGCGAGGGCCAGTCGTTCCGGGAGGGTGTTGAGCATATAGCTCAGCCGCAGGCGTTTGAGCAGCGGCTTGAGTTCATCAGTAGTGGTCATTGAAGTCCTCCTTCATCTTTGAGAGTTTCGGCATGTTGGCTCCCGTTGTTGCCGCCAATGGCAAAGACACTGCCAGGACGGGCAAAACGTCCTGGGGGTGGTGTGGAGGATATCAACTCCGGCAGTGTCTCATGCTCGAGCGCCTCCACCAGGATACGTTCCAACCGGCGCACATCGATCAAGTCCACTGCCAGCGCTCTCTCGCAGGCTTTATCGAGTCGCGAGGGGGTGTATTTTTCTCCCAGGCGCAGCAGCTTATACGCCTGTCGCATCTTGGCCCAAGGTGTAGCACCGCCGAGGAGCTTATCGGCGAAGTCCCCTACCGAATCCCCCAGTTCAGCACTCTTCCGGCGCAAATAGTTGGGGGAGCGCAGCGTATACGGTGTCAGTTCCTTCGGATAATCCTCTGGATCGGTGGCTCGTCCTCCCGCCGGCTGGCGGGGATGGACCTTCACCAGTTGTCCCTGACGATAGAGCCGAACCAGTTTCCGGTCGCCCCTCACCTCCAGCTTGGTTCCTGGAGGACAGGTGCTATACGGGGCGGAGTATAGGGCATATCGGTA contains the following coding sequences:
- the istB gene encoding IS21-like element helper ATPase IstB, producing the protein MTTTDELKPLLKRLRLSYMLNTLPERLALARRDQLDYAAFLQIVLADEVSRRDNRNLETHLQSAGFEEVCRLEDFDWTASIRVDRRLLDAVFSLDFLNRHGHVLFVGPVGVGKSFLVQALGFAAIRAEHSVRFIRADAFFRTLAQSRVDHSLEKAFRSFLSPDLLIIDDFGLQKLTAQQSTDLYELIIARHRQSSFAITSNRAVEEWLGLFDDPVLGNSALDRLANASYQIVIEGTSYREKLSPHRRKEVLTP